The following proteins are co-located in the Alphaproteobacteria bacterium genome:
- the tilS gene encoding tRNA lysidine(34) synthetase TilS, with amino-acid sequence MLAAAVSGGVDSLCLALLAERWAVRRGGRLVGLVVDHGLRPESQSEAEATCARLCELGMEARLLVWRGGKPKSGIQAAAREARYHLLFEACRREGLLHLLLAHHAGDQAETVWLRHKASSGPAGLAAMPVCAERDGVRLLRPLLGVPGDRLRVTMQAAGQSWIEDPSNRDAAFARVRARRAIAGEGAVLCAEATVQAQRRHDDDHCIARLLAETVRLSPAGAAEVDIATLLAAGQPAQRVLARVLVCLGGGRYAPRGERLARLLEALSKSTPRTLGGCRLLPLADGRLLICREARAIVPTGPVDETWDRRFRIRAKAVEGATLRPLDDATWGRLRKGADTVLEALPQPVREGLPVLWSLDAPLALPHLDKWEMGLPSLAVRFRPTQALLGAPFATMREMTS; translated from the coding sequence GTGCTAGCCGCAGCGGTCTCTGGCGGCGTTGATAGCCTTTGCCTCGCCTTACTCGCCGAGCGCTGGGCGGTGCGGCGCGGCGGCAGGCTGGTGGGTCTCGTGGTTGACCACGGCCTGCGCCCCGAATCTCAGAGCGAGGCGGAAGCCACCTGTGCCCGTCTTTGTGAGCTCGGAATGGAGGCCCGCCTGCTTGTCTGGCGGGGCGGGAAGCCGAAGAGTGGTATCCAGGCCGCAGCGCGCGAGGCGCGCTACCATTTGCTGTTTGAAGCTTGCCGGCGGGAAGGCTTGCTGCACCTACTGCTCGCCCACCACGCCGGCGACCAAGCCGAGACCGTATGGCTGCGTCATAAAGCTAGCAGTGGCCCGGCAGGCCTCGCCGCCATGCCTGTGTGTGCCGAGCGCGACGGCGTGCGTCTATTGCGCCCGCTGCTTGGCGTTCCCGGCGACCGGCTGCGTGTGACCATGCAGGCGGCCGGCCAAAGCTGGATCGAAGACCCTTCGAATCGAGATGCCGCGTTCGCCCGCGTGCGCGCCCGCCGCGCCATCGCCGGCGAGGGCGCCGTCTTATGCGCCGAGGCCACCGTACAGGCGCAGCGCCGCCACGACGATGACCACTGTATCGCCCGATTGCTGGCCGAGACGGTACGGCTTTCCCCAGCCGGGGCGGCGGAGGTCGATATTGCCACCCTGCTGGCCGCAGGGCAGCCGGCACAAAGGGTGCTCGCGCGCGTTTTGGTCTGCCTTGGCGGAGGCAGGTATGCGCCCCGTGGAGAGAGGCTAGCGCGTCTGCTCGAGGCCCTGTCGAAGTCGACGCCGCGCACCCTCGGCGGTTGCCGCCTGCTGCCGCTCGCCGACGGCCGGCTCCTGATTTGCCGCGAAGCGCGCGCTATTGTGCCGACCGGTCCTGTTGATGAGACCTGGGACCGACGCTTCCGCATCCGCGCGAAGGCTGTCGAAGGTGCTACCCTACGACCCCTTGATGATGCCACCTGGGGGCGCCTGCGCAAAGGGGCGGATACGGTGCTCGAGGCCTTGCCGCAGCCGGTGCGCGAAGGTCTTCCGGTGCTCTGGAGCCTTGACGCGCCCCTTGCGTTGCCCCACCTAGACAAGTGGGAGATGGGACTGCCGTCGCTGGCGGTGCGCTTCCGGCCTACGCAGGCTTTGCTGGGAGCACCTTTCGCGACTATGAGGGAAATGACGTCTTGA
- the ybgF gene encoding tol-pal system protein YbgF, producing MKALRVHLAALCAAVVFFSATPAFPQDLSLAALVDRLERLERGLGLITRQLANAGVPESAHSAGEGDAEAVARQEVRFSELEDQLRQLTGQIEEAHFALRQVGDRVELMVADTDARLAAIEQRLAETLAPTPGPVADAGGGSLSTMAIDSGSLSNEGHGVLGTIPAGGTDVAAAQPPEDQPVADVYSQAIQLLSQTDYAAARAGFQAIIDAYPEDPLAGNAHFWIGEIYMKQGDQQSAAVAFARAYKGFPDGNKAADSLLKLGLAFAAMDKMREACAAYERLTRELGSAPGHITDRLPVARAEASC from the coding sequence ATGAAAGCTTTGCGAGTCCACTTGGCGGCCCTGTGTGCCGCCGTCGTGTTTTTTAGCGCAACGCCCGCCTTCCCCCAGGATCTCAGCCTTGCCGCTCTGGTCGATCGCCTGGAGCGGCTCGAGCGTGGCCTCGGCCTGATCACACGCCAGCTTGCCAATGCGGGCGTGCCCGAGAGCGCCCATAGCGCCGGCGAAGGTGATGCTGAGGCTGTGGCGCGCCAGGAGGTGCGCTTCAGCGAGCTGGAAGACCAGCTGCGCCAGCTTACCGGCCAGATCGAGGAGGCTCATTTCGCCCTGCGTCAGGTCGGCGACCGGGTCGAGTTGATGGTAGCCGACACTGACGCGCGTCTGGCCGCTATCGAGCAGCGCCTAGCCGAGACGCTGGCGCCGACACCTGGCCCCGTCGCAGATGCGGGCGGCGGCTCGCTCTCCACCATGGCGATCGACAGTGGCAGCCTCAGCAATGAGGGCCACGGCGTGCTCGGCACCATTCCGGCCGGGGGCACTGACGTTGCCGCGGCCCAGCCGCCTGAGGACCAGCCGGTGGCCGACGTCTACAGCCAAGCCATTCAGCTGCTTAGCCAAACCGACTACGCGGCAGCGCGGGCGGGCTTCCAGGCCATCATCGATGCCTATCCCGAGGATCCGCTAGCTGGCAACGCCCATTTTTGGATTGGCGAAATTTATATGAAGCAGGGCGATCAACAAAGCGCGGCAGTCGCTTTCGCGCGCGCCTACAAGGGCTTTCCCGACGGTAACAAGGCCGCGGACAGCCTGCTCAAGCTCGGCTTGGCCTTCGCCGCCATGGACAAGATGCGCGAGGCCTGCGCCGCCTACGAGCGCCTGACGCGGGAGCTCGGCAGCGCGCCGGGCCATATTACAGATCGCCTGCCCGTGGCTCGCGCTGAGGCGAGCTGCTGA
- the pal gene encoding peptidoglycan-associated lipoprotein Pal has translation MRTKLIALAGAILLLAACETDSDEAADAGGAGDTGTPAPVVEAAPEIRETPPPLPLTSQEQFVQEVGDRVFFDYDRYDVHPDGQDTLRRQAQFLKINGNLSIMIAGHCDERGTREYNLALGERRATAAKNFLVSLGVQASRIGTISYGKERPIVLGHTEAAWAQNRVGISSIN, from the coding sequence ATGCGGACCAAACTGATCGCCCTGGCGGGCGCAATTCTTCTCCTCGCTGCCTGCGAGACGGATTCCGATGAGGCTGCGGATGCTGGCGGTGCCGGTGACACGGGTACGCCGGCACCGGTGGTCGAGGCCGCGCCGGAGATTCGCGAAACACCTCCACCGCTTCCGCTGACGTCGCAGGAGCAATTCGTCCAGGAAGTCGGTGATCGCGTGTTCTTTGACTACGACCGCTACGATGTGCATCCGGACGGCCAGGACACGCTGCGCCGTCAGGCTCAGTTCCTAAAGATTAACGGGAACCTCAGCATTATGATTGCTGGACATTGCGATGAGCGCGGCACGCGCGAGTACAATTTGGCGCTTGGCGAGCGCCGCGCGACTGCAGCGAAGAACTTCTTGGTATCGCTCGGTGTCCAAGCTTCGCGCATCGGCACCATCTCCTACGGTAAGGAGCGGCCGATCGTACTTGGTCATACCGAGGCGGCCTGGGCCCAGAACCGAGTCGGTATCTCGAGCATCAACTGA
- the tolB gene encoding Tol-Pal system beta propeller repeat protein TolB, which translates to MTGRVIGLVFGLFAVATTVPAVAQIEIDITHGQVEPVPIAVTGLVGGTGPERQLGADIAAVVSGDLDSSGLFRPLDPRSFLQKPDQIGVVPRFGDWRQINAQALVTGKLSVSGDGFVDAEFRLWDVFSEQYLIGFRLRAPRDKWRRVAHLIADATYQRITGEEGYFDTRIVYVAETGPTEARIKRLAIMDQDGANHRFLTDGRHLVLTPRFSPTLQEITYLSYLDGQPRVYIRNIDTGQQEILGKFHGNMTIAPRFSPDGNKVVMSVALDGNTEIHELDLRTGVQLQLTRHPAIDTAPSYSADGKRVTFESDRSGTQQVYVMNADGSGVKRISFGKGRYATPVWSPRGDWIAFTKSRGSVFYIGVMRPDGNDERLLSTGFLVEGPTWAPNGRVLMFFRDQPGGGGRNGRVRLVSVDITGRNEREIVTPTDASDPAWSPLIPRKAPGSGPDVR; encoded by the coding sequence ATGACAGGACGTGTCATAGGCCTTGTTTTCGGCCTGTTTGCCGTCGCTACGACGGTGCCGGCCGTAGCCCAAATCGAGATCGATATTACGCACGGCCAAGTCGAGCCGGTGCCCATTGCGGTAACCGGTCTTGTTGGCGGGACCGGGCCTGAGCGCCAACTCGGAGCCGATATTGCCGCCGTGGTCTCGGGCGATCTCGATAGCTCGGGTCTGTTCCGCCCGCTCGATCCGCGAAGCTTCCTGCAAAAGCCAGATCAGATTGGCGTTGTCCCTCGCTTCGGCGATTGGCGCCAGATCAACGCTCAGGCCCTCGTCACCGGTAAGCTGAGCGTCAGCGGTGATGGTTTTGTCGATGCCGAGTTTCGCCTTTGGGACGTGTTTTCCGAGCAATATCTGATTGGCTTTCGACTGCGGGCGCCGCGCGACAAGTGGCGCCGTGTAGCGCATCTAATCGCCGATGCAACCTATCAGCGGATCACCGGCGAAGAAGGCTATTTCGACACCCGCATCGTCTATGTCGCCGAGACCGGGCCGACCGAGGCGCGTATCAAGCGCCTGGCCATTATGGACCAGGACGGCGCCAACCATCGCTTCCTCACCGACGGCCGCCACCTCGTGTTGACACCGCGCTTCTCGCCGACCTTGCAGGAGATCACCTATCTCTCCTACCTCGATGGCCAGCCGCGGGTCTATATTCGCAATATCGACACAGGTCAGCAGGAGATCCTGGGAAAATTTCACGGCAACATGACTATCGCGCCGCGCTTCTCCCCCGACGGCAACAAGGTTGTCATGTCGGTTGCCCTGGACGGCAACACGGAGATCCACGAGCTTGACCTTCGCACTGGGGTGCAGTTGCAGCTGACGCGTCACCCTGCCATTGACACCGCGCCGTCTTATTCCGCCGATGGCAAGCGCGTAACCTTTGAATCCGACCGCTCGGGCACTCAGCAAGTCTATGTCATGAATGCCGACGGCAGTGGCGTAAAGCGCATCAGCTTTGGGAAGGGGCGTTACGCCACTCCGGTCTGGTCGCCGCGCGGCGACTGGATTGCGTTTACCAAGTCGCGTGGCAGCGTTTTCTATATCGGCGTCATGCGTCCTGACGGCAACGATGAAAGGCTGCTGTCGACGGGCTTCCTCGTGGAAGGACCAACCTGGGCGCCGAACGGCCGCGTGCTAATGTTCTTCCGGGACCAGCCGGGCGGCGGCGGGCGCAATGGGCGGGTGCGGCTAGTCAGTGTTGACATCACGGGGCGCAACGAGCGCGAGATCGTCACGCCTACCGATGCCTCCGATCCGGCGTGGTCGCCGCTAATCCCGCGCAAGGCCCCGGGGAGCGGGCCGGATGTGCGCTAA
- a CDS encoding cell envelope integrity protein TolA yields MQRAMVISMLLHLAVITLVYVGVPHLFEDSPLQEAVTTVTFVPIAEARNLPKALPVAEAPEPEPSEAPPPQVEDTPPPPPPVLEVAEPEPPPPPLPDPKPEPEVAEPEPAPAPIEVTTLPAEIQRPRPKPMPPVRLDFESALQSLEKMEPVPRAPEPETETTPAAADPIDQLLAEAATPHRLDTPLSQTEVDAIRSQIQRNWNVPAGARDAHEMRVTLRLQLRRDGTVERVEVDERDRMRMQSDPFYRTMAESAVRAVRKTEQIQYLSPKKYEQWRDIKLTFDPREMYG; encoded by the coding sequence ATGCAGCGTGCGATGGTTATATCGATGCTGCTGCACCTCGCGGTGATCACGCTTGTCTATGTCGGTGTGCCGCATTTATTCGAGGATTCGCCATTACAGGAGGCGGTGACCACCGTCACGTTCGTGCCGATCGCCGAGGCGCGCAATCTGCCCAAAGCCTTGCCGGTGGCGGAGGCACCTGAACCCGAACCGAGTGAGGCACCACCGCCACAGGTTGAAGATACGCCGCCGCCGCCGCCGCCGGTACTTGAAGTCGCTGAGCCCGAGCCGCCACCACCACCGTTGCCGGACCCCAAGCCTGAGCCCGAGGTGGCGGAGCCCGAGCCGGCGCCGGCTCCGATCGAAGTTACCACCCTGCCGGCGGAGATTCAGCGGCCACGACCGAAGCCCATGCCGCCGGTACGGCTCGACTTTGAATCTGCGCTGCAGAGCCTGGAGAAGATGGAGCCGGTACCGCGCGCGCCGGAGCCTGAGACCGAGACGACGCCTGCAGCCGCCGACCCAATCGACCAGTTGCTGGCGGAAGCCGCTACGCCCCATCGTTTGGACACCCCGTTGAGCCAGACCGAGGTCGACGCCATTCGCTCGCAGATCCAACGCAACTGGAATGTTCCCGCCGGGGCCCGCGACGCGCACGAAATGCGCGTCACCCTACGGCTTCAGTTGCGCCGAGATGGCACAGTCGAGCGCGTTGAAGTGGACGAAAGGGACCGCATGCGCATGCAGTCCGACCCTTTCTACCGTACCATGGCCGAAAGCGCTGTGCGGGCGGTACGCAAGACAGAACAGATTCAATACCTCTCGCCCAAAAAATACGAGCAGTGGCGGGATATAAAGCTGACCTTTGATCCCAGGGAGATGTACGGGTGA
- the tolR gene encoding protein TolR encodes MAGVGVKREAGRRYRPMAEINVTPFVDVMLVLLVVFMVTAPLLTVGVEVDLPESAATGLPGDDEPLTVSIDAEGVVFLQELKVELADLVPKLQAVAAERPDLRIFVRGDKSVAYGLVMQVMGTINAAGFGEVGLVTELPTPQRGEG; translated from the coding sequence ATGGCCGGCGTCGGCGTCAAGCGCGAAGCGGGGCGGCGCTACCGCCCCATGGCGGAGATCAATGTCACGCCCTTCGTCGACGTGATGCTGGTGTTGCTCGTGGTATTCATGGTCACGGCACCGCTGCTGACCGTCGGTGTCGAGGTCGATCTGCCGGAAAGCGCCGCCACTGGTTTGCCGGGCGACGACGAGCCCCTCACCGTGAGTATCGATGCCGAAGGCGTAGTTTTTTTGCAAGAGCTCAAGGTCGAGTTAGCCGATCTGGTGCCGAAGCTGCAGGCGGTCGCGGCTGAACGCCCGGACCTGCGCATTTTCGTGCGCGGCGACAAGAGCGTAGCTTACGGCCTTGTAATGCAGGTTATGGGTACCATCAACGCCGCCGGATTCGGCGAGGTTGGGTTGGTTACCGAGCTGCCCACCCCCCAGCGGGGTGAGGGCTGA
- the tolQ gene encoding protein TolQ, protein METITPEAAGMAADLSVWALASEADMVVKLVMGVLLLASVWCWTIIFEKSRQLQRLRAKADAFEDSFWSGGSLEELYERVGQAPDHPLAMLFTVAMREWTLATAHGTAVSETRDQASLQSRIDRVMNVAMQREMEGLERRIGFLATVGSTAPFIGLFGTVWGIMNSFQAIAGTRNTSLVVVAPGIAEALLATALGLVAAIPAVVAYNKLSGDLNRYAGRLETFAGEFSALLSRQMAERGG, encoded by the coding sequence ATGGAAACGATAACTCCCGAGGCGGCCGGGATGGCCGCCGACCTCTCGGTCTGGGCTCTGGCCAGCGAGGCCGACATGGTGGTCAAACTAGTGATGGGCGTGCTTCTGCTCGCTTCGGTCTGGTGCTGGACGATCATCTTCGAGAAATCGCGCCAGTTACAGCGCCTGCGCGCTAAGGCGGATGCCTTCGAGGACTCTTTCTGGTCCGGCGGCTCTCTGGAAGAGCTTTACGAGCGTGTTGGCCAGGCACCCGACCATCCGCTCGCCATGCTTTTTACTGTGGCCATGCGCGAATGGACCCTGGCCACCGCGCACGGCACAGCCGTATCGGAAACGCGCGACCAGGCCTCATTGCAAAGCCGCATAGATCGCGTCATGAACGTTGCCATGCAACGCGAGATGGAGGGGCTCGAGCGCCGTATCGGCTTTCTTGCCACGGTCGGCTCGACGGCGCCTTTCATTGGTCTGTTCGGCACGGTCTGGGGGATTATGAACAGCTTTCAGGCTATTGCCGGCACGCGTAACACCTCGCTGGTGGTCGTCGCGCCCGGCATTGCCGAGGCGCTGCTGGCGACCGCCTTGGGGTTGGTTGCGGCGATCCCAGCCGTGGTTGCCTACAACAAACTATCGGGTGACCTCAATCGCTATGCTGGGCGGCTAGAGACCTTTGCCGGTGAGTTCAGTGCTCTTCTGTCACGGCAGATGGCAGAGCGGGGGGGCTGA
- the ybgC gene encoding tol-pal system-associated acyl-CoA thioesterase: MADVHIWPLRVYYEDTDAGGIVYYANYLKFVERARTELLRERGIDHQHLLADAGLVLAVRDCAIEYFIPARLDDAIDVHTRVCGISAATIRIEQTVLRGDEVLASARLRIVCLRQDGRPARLPVAVRDAVTAFH, translated from the coding sequence ATGGCTGATGTGCATATTTGGCCGCTGCGAGTCTATTACGAAGATACCGATGCCGGCGGCATTGTTTATTACGCTAACTACCTCAAGTTTGTGGAGCGTGCCCGCACCGAGTTGCTACGCGAGCGCGGCATCGACCACCAACACCTGCTTGCTGACGCCGGCCTTGTCTTAGCGGTACGCGACTGTGCCATCGAGTATTTCATACCGGCGCGGCTCGATGACGCGATCGATGTACATACGCGCGTATGCGGAATCAGCGCAGCGACGATCCGCATTGAGCAGACGGTGCTGCGCGGCGACGAAGTTTTGGCAAGCGCGAGGCTCCGTATCGTCTGTCTGCGCCAGGATGGCCGGCCCGCGCGTCTGCCCGTGGCGGTGCGCGACGCCGTCACCGCCTTTCACTGA
- the ruvB gene encoding Holliday junction branch migration DNA helicase RuvB, with product MNATAKQRLVDAGVVLEDGDTALRPQTLDAFVGQAELRANLGVYVSAARQRQEALDHTLFSGPPGLGKTTLAQIVARELGVSFRATSGPVIVRAGDLAALLTNLEPRDVLFIDEIHRLNPQVEEVLYPAMEDFQLDLIIGEGPGARSVRIDIAPFTLVGATTRSGLVGTPLRDRFGIQERLRFYRGEELEAVVSRGARVLEMPLSDDGAYEIARRARGTPRVAGRLLRRVRDFATIAGANMVDAAIAADALSRLAVDGRGLDAMDRRYLACIADKYAGGPVGAETLAAALSEERDTIEDVIEPYLMQQGFLARTPRGRVLTQLAWEHMQRRPTKAALEQMEFLGPEAGDG from the coding sequence GTGAACGCGACCGCGAAACAGCGACTGGTTGATGCCGGCGTCGTCCTGGAGGACGGCGATACGGCACTGCGGCCACAGACGCTCGATGCTTTTGTTGGTCAGGCCGAGCTGCGCGCTAATCTCGGCGTCTATGTCAGCGCCGCGCGCCAGCGGCAGGAGGCGCTGGATCACACGCTGTTCTCTGGCCCGCCCGGCCTCGGCAAGACCACGCTGGCACAGATTGTTGCGCGCGAGCTCGGCGTAAGCTTCCGCGCCACTTCAGGCCCCGTCATTGTGCGTGCCGGCGACTTGGCGGCATTGCTCACCAATCTTGAGCCCCGCGACGTGCTGTTTATCGACGAGATCCACCGTTTGAATCCGCAAGTTGAGGAAGTGCTCTATCCGGCAATGGAAGATTTTCAACTCGACCTGATCATCGGCGAGGGGCCCGGTGCGCGTTCGGTGCGCATCGACATTGCGCCCTTCACGCTGGTCGGGGCGACGACACGCTCCGGACTCGTGGGAACGCCGCTGCGCGACCGCTTCGGCATTCAGGAGCGTTTGCGCTTCTACCGCGGCGAGGAGCTGGAGGCGGTGGTGAGCCGTGGTGCCCGGGTGTTGGAGATGCCGCTCTCCGATGATGGCGCCTACGAGATTGCGCGGCGTGCCCGCGGCACACCGCGCGTCGCCGGGCGCCTACTACGCCGGGTGCGCGACTTCGCCACCATCGCCGGGGCCAACATGGTGGATGCGGCGATTGCGGCGGATGCGCTGTCGCGTCTCGCCGTCGACGGTCGCGGGCTCGACGCCATGGACCGGCGCTACCTCGCCTGCATCGCTGACAAGTACGCGGGCGGCCCGGTCGGCGCGGAAACCCTGGCGGCGGCATTGTCGGAAGAGCGTGACACCATCGAGGACGTCATCGAACCCTATTTGATGCAGCAGGGCTTCCTGGCGCGGACGCCGCGCGGTCGCGTTTTGACGCAGCTCGCCTGGGAGCATATGCAGCGTCGACCTACCAAAGCGGCGCTCGAGCAAATGGAGTTTCTGGGGCCGGAGGCAGGTGATGGCTGA
- the ruvA gene encoding Holliday junction branch migration protein RuvA, whose product MIASLSGRLADAAEDSAVVDVGGVGYLVYCSGRTLRALPPVGEAVSLVVETHVREDHIHLYGFQAPVERDWFRLLQTVQGVGARLALAVLSLLAPDELVTAIAAQDTASLRNVSGVGPKAAQRIVAELKDRAHAVSPSVIVVADAADAAGEGGTGEAVSALVNLGYGRGEAFTAVATAARELGEGADVGGLIRRGLKVLAPA is encoded by the coding sequence GTGATCGCGAGCCTCAGCGGCCGCCTTGCCGATGCAGCTGAGGACTCGGCCGTGGTCGACGTCGGTGGCGTCGGCTATCTGGTCTATTGCTCGGGCCGCACCCTGCGTGCCCTGCCGCCTGTCGGCGAAGCGGTGTCGCTCGTCGTCGAGACCCATGTGCGCGAAGACCATATCCATCTCTACGGCTTCCAGGCGCCGGTTGAACGCGACTGGTTCCGCTTGTTGCAGACCGTCCAAGGCGTTGGCGCGCGGCTTGCGCTGGCAGTGCTCTCGCTGCTGGCGCCTGATGAGCTTGTGACGGCCATCGCCGCCCAGGACACGGCCTCGCTGCGCAACGTCTCTGGCGTTGGGCCGAAAGCCGCCCAACGCATCGTCGCTGAGCTCAAGGATAGAGCCCACGCAGTCTCGCCGAGTGTTATCGTGGTGGCGGATGCCGCCGACGCGGCAGGTGAAGGCGGCACCGGCGAGGCGGTGTCGGCGCTGGTCAATCTCGGTTATGGCCGCGGAGAGGCATTCACAGCCGTTGCCACCGCCGCGCGCGAACTTGGCGAGGGGGCCGATGTCGGCGGGCTTATTCGACGCGGTCTCAAAGTTTTGGCACCAGCGTGA
- the ruvC gene encoding crossover junction endodeoxyribonuclease RuvC yields the protein MRLMGLDPGLNATGWGVVESDGAHLSHVANGTARTKADDDLARRLAALDVALAEVIASWAPDSAAIEETFVNCNPGSALKLGLARGVVMLAPARAGLAVAEYNNSQVKKAVVGSGRASKEQMQLMVRHLLPGCEPGSADAADALAVAICHAHHATSTGGRWAAALAGSAA from the coding sequence ATGAGACTGATGGGGCTTGATCCCGGGCTCAACGCTACCGGCTGGGGCGTAGTGGAGAGCGATGGCGCGCATCTCTCCCATGTTGCCAATGGCACGGCGCGCACCAAGGCGGACGATGATCTCGCGCGCCGTCTCGCCGCCCTCGACGTGGCCTTGGCCGAGGTGATTGCGAGCTGGGCGCCGGATTCCGCCGCCATCGAGGAGACTTTCGTCAACTGCAATCCGGGCTCGGCGCTCAAGCTTGGGCTGGCCCGTGGCGTCGTCATGTTGGCCCCGGCGCGGGCCGGGCTTGCGGTCGCCGAATACAACAACTCACAAGTGAAAAAGGCTGTGGTTGGTAGTGGCCGTGCCAGCAAAGAGCAGATGCAGCTAATGGTCCGTCATTTGTTGCCGGGCTGCGAGCCAGGCAGCGCCGACGCTGCGGACGCGCTCGCCGTGGCCATCTGTCACGCCCACCATGCTACTAGCACCGGCGGGCGTTGGGCCGCGGCGCTGGCGGGGAGCGCAGCGTGA